One genomic window of Limanda limanda chromosome 16, fLimLim1.1, whole genome shotgun sequence includes the following:
- the trim13 gene encoding tripartite motif-containing 13 yields the protein MIALHCASQQLDNMEQLEEELTCPICCGLFEDPRVLLCSHSFCKKCLDGLLEGSRGPSYRTPFKCPTCRKETPHNGAHSLQINYSLRGIVEKYSKIKVLPKMSACAHHCGQPLNIFCATDFKLICGFCATTDEHRGHTFCSLEEAYDREKAAFEELLRGVESWQSADILSCLETLQTSKKKALQSVTRDAEKVTEYFDKLISGLEGKKNEILSDFETLKLVVMQAHDPEITKLSAALEEQRRALSIAESFRSASDPLDFLEQMQEFREKFRLLKETSLPPKREMNLGPLVRNFDVKKWDSLRLREVDKISVPHENGSYRVGGSRMAARRRITLFMSLLLPVLLLLLLQPNLLAAHISPQIQPMLTTLSSHLSHSSEYLWGMTDMCTSLMGAGQECIVHLLDSTVTFIGSCKLF from the exons ATGATTGCGTTGCACTGTGCGTCCCAGCAGCTG GACAACATGGAGCAGCTAGAGGAGGAACTTACGTGCCCGATCTGCTGCGGGCTTTTCGAGGACCCGCGGGTCTTATTGTGCTCGCACAGCTTTTGCAAGAAATGCTTGGATGGACTCCTGGAGGGGAGCCGAGGTCCGTCGTACAGGACCCCGTTCAAATGCCCCACTTGCCGCAAGGAGACCCCTCACAACGGCGCCCACAGCCTCCAGATCAACTACTCCCTGCGAGGGATCGTGGAGAAGTACAGCAAAATCAAGGTTCTGCCTAAAATGTCCGCTTGCGCACACCACTGCGGTCAGCCTCTGAATATATTTTGCGCCACGGACTTCAAACTCATTTGTGGGTTTTGCGCAACGACCGACGAGCACCGAGGGCACACGTTCTGCTCATTGGAGGAGGCGTACGACCGGGAGAAGGCGGCGTTCGAAGAGCTGCTTCGCGGGGTGGAGAGCTGGCAGAGCGCCGACATCCTGTCCTGCCTGGAGACACTGCAGACCAGTAAGAAGAAGGCGCTGCAGTCGGTGACCAGGGACGCGGAGAAGGTGACCGAGTATTTCGACAAGCTCATCAGTGGCCTCGAGGGCAAGAAGAACGAGATCCTGTCCGACTTCGAGACCCTGAAGCTGGTGGTGATGCAGGCGCACGATCCGGAGATCACCAAGCTGAGCGCGGCgctggaggagcagcggcgGGCGCTCAGCATCGCGGAGTCCTTCAGGAGCGCCTCGGACCCGCTGGACTTCCTGGAGCAGATGCAGGAGTTCCGGGAGAAGTTCCGGCTCCTGAAGGAGACCTCCCTGCCCCCGAAGAGGGAGATGAACCTCGGTCCTTTGGTGCGCAATTTTGACGTGAAAAAGTGGGATTCGCTGAGGCTGAGAGAGGTGGACAAGATCTCGGTGCCCCATGAGAACGGCTCGTACAGAGTGGGGGGGTCGCGGATGGCGGCGCGCAGACGGATCACCTTGTTCATGAGTCTGCTGCtgccggtgctgctgctgctgctgctgcagccgaaCCTCCTCGCAGCTCACATCAGCCCTCAGATCCAACCCATGCTCACTACTCTGTCCTCGCACTTGAGCCACAGCAGCGAGTACCTGTGGGGAATGACTGACATGTGCACCAGTCTGATGGGTGCAGGCCAGGAATGCATCGTCCACCTGCTTGACTCTACTGTCACTTTTATTGGCAGTTGTAAGTTGTTTTGA